Proteins from a single region of Eretmochelys imbricata isolate rEreImb1 chromosome 20, rEreImb1.hap1, whole genome shotgun sequence:
- the LOC144277807 gene encoding resistin-like, whose amino-acid sequence MKAAVFLLLALMMPARHTDAQCNIDSMVDLKVQAAVSSILSATLAKAKLLCQDVSARGALVSCPAGYKPTGCACGMGCGSWDIHTDSTCHCQCAGIDWTAARCCKIGLE is encoded by the exons ATGAAGGCTGCCGTGTTCCTGCTGCTCGCCCTCATGATGCCCGCACGCCACACGGATGCTCAGTGCAACATTGACAGCATGGTCGATCTGAAGGTGCAGGCAGCAGTTAGTTCCATCT TGTCCGCCACCCTGGCCAAAGCCAAGCTACTCTGCCAGGACGTCTCGGCGCGTGGGGCACTTGTCTCCTGCCCAGCAG ggTACAAGCCCACGGGCTGCGCCTGCGGAATGGGCTGCGGCTCCTGGGACATTCACACCGACTCCACCTGCCACTGCCAGTGCGCCGGCATCGACTGGACGGCCGCACGCTGCTGCAAGATAGGCCTGGAGTga